The following nucleotide sequence is from Borreliella spielmanii.
TATAACTACAATTAATATTGAACTTTGTCTGGCAGATCTTGAAACTGTTCAAAAAAGCCTTCAAAAACAAGAAAAAAATGTTAAAAGCACCGATAAAAAAATTAGTGAATATTCTAAAGCAATTGTTTTAATGTTAAAAAGACTTAAAGATCATTTAAGCAATATGAATCCTGTTGTTGAGTTTAAATTTGATGATTTTGAATACAACTTTATTAAATCATTAAATCTTTTGACTTTTAAAAAAGTTTTGTATGTTTGTAATGTTGATGAAAATTCACTTAGTGGTAATAAATATACAGATATTGTAAAAAATATTGCCGTAAAAGAAGGGAATGATTTTTTAATTTTATGTGCTAAAATTGAAGCCGAGCTTGCTGCAATAAAGGATATACCTTATAAAAATGAAATGTTGAAATTATTTGGAATAAATGATAATGGCCTTAGTAGTTTGATTAAAAAAGCTTATTATACCTTGGGACTTAGAACCTATTTTACAGCAGGTTTGCAAGAAGTTAGAGCTTGGACATTTAAACAGGGAATCAAAGCCCCCAAAGCTGCTGGAATAATACATAGTGATTTTGAGAAAGGTTTTATTAAAGCAGAAGTTTATTCTTGTGAGGATTTATTTAAATTTCAAAGCGTTCAAAGATTAAAAGAAAAAGGACTTGTTAGAATTGAAGGCAAAGAATATCTGGTAAGAGATGGAGATGTAATCTTTTTTAAATTTAATGTTTAGATTTATTTTATGGTCAATTTATTTTTCAATAATATAAAATTAGTTAGTTTATTTGTTTTTAATATTGCTATTTGTTTGTTTTATTTGTTTTTATATGGTACAAGGTTTTTTTACTTTGTTATAGTGCTTTTTTTGATAAATTTTTGTTTAATTCTTTTTTATTTAAGATATTTTTGTTCTATTTCTTTTAAGGGTTCTAAGATTTATTATAAGGGCATTTTTTTAAGTTATAATTTTGATTTTAATGACATTATTTCGCTTGAAAAAAGATTGTCGGATAATGTTTTGATTTTGAAATTAAAAAATAAAAAAAAGATTAAGGTTTGTTTTTGGATAGGCAATGGTTCGAGTGAATTATTCAAAGAGCTTAAATTTAAGAGAAAAGATTTGTTTATCACAAAATTGGAAAATTTTCCAATAAGATATTATTTGTCTTATGCCTATCTTTGTATGTTTTTAGCTCGCATTATTATTAGTTTGTTTGTTTATTATATTTCATTAAGCAATATATTTATTTTTTTATTTATTTTTTTTATTGACATTAAAGTTTTGTTAGGTGATTTTTTAGTTATTAGTAATATGGTGTTGTTTTATGAGTTTAGAAAAGATTCGATTTATGAAAGGAAAATTTTTAAAGGTGAAATTTATTTTTATAAATTTTTTGAAAAAATTTTTATTACTAGGGAATTTGAATTTAACAATAAAAATTATTTATGCTTTTTTTATAAAGGAAATCATCCAACTAAAAAAGTGTATATTTTAAATAAAAAAATTTCTTATTCCATGCAAAATGTTTTTGAATATATTAATCAAAATTATTATACTAAATTAATTTAAGCTTTGATTGACTATATTTAAATTAGTTGATATATTAAAGCTATTGTTTAATAAATTAAGGAGTATCATTTGAGAAAAAATGCATCTGCATTGAAGCGCTCTCGTCAAAATTTAAAAAGAAAGATTAGAAATGTAAGTGTAAAAAGTGAATTAAAAACAATAGAAAAACGCTGTATCAGTATGATTAAAGCGGGCAAGAAAGACGAAGCTATTGAATTTTTTAAGTTTGTTGCAAAAAAACTAGATACTGCTGCTAGAAAGCGAATAATTCATAAAAATAAAGCTGCTAGGAAAAAATCTCGTTTAAATGTTTTGCTATTAAAGTAAGGAAATTAGTTTATGTCTTTTTCAAGAAGACCAAAGATTACTAAGTCAGATATTGTTGATCAAATATCTTTGAATATTAGAAATAATAATCTAAAACTAGAAAAAAAATACATAAGACTTGTAATAGATGCTTTTTTTCAAGAGCTTAAAAGTAATCTTTGTTTGAATAATGTTATTGAATTTAGATCTTTTGGTACGTTCGAAGTTAGGAAAAGAAAAGGTCGCTTAAATGCTCGCAATCCTCAAACGGGAGAATATGTTAAGGTTTTAGATCATCATGTTGCGTATTTTCGTCCAGGTAAAGATTTGAAAGAGAGAGTGTGGGGTATTAAAGGTTAAATGCCGGTTAATATGGTAGATTCTTATAAATGGGATTGTAAGCTGGATTCTAGTTTAACTTTTAGAGGAAAATTAAAATTTGAAGGAACTTTGTATCTCGATTCTTCTTTTGAGGGTGAAATATCCTCAAAAGGAGGTGTGCTTTTTATTGGTAAAAATAGCAAAGTTATTACCAATGTAGTAATTTGTGATACATTAATAGTAGAAGGAATTTTGAAGGGCAATGTAAATGCTGCTAGTAAAGTTTATTTAAACAGCGGTTGTAAAATATATGGGGATGTAAAAACAAGAAAGATATTTATTAATGATAATATAATTTTTGATGGTAAGTGTGAAATGATAAAGTCTAATGAAATTGTAGATTTGTTTTCTTTTACCGTTTCACAAATAAAAGATACTTTGCAATAGAGTTGGTGTTTTTTATTAATTAATAATAAGTAGATTTTTATAAAATCCTTTCTCAAAAATTTGATTCGTAGAGGAA
It contains:
- a CDS encoding HU family DNA-binding protein; the encoded protein is MSFSRRPKITKSDIVDQISLNIRNNNLKLEKKYIRLVIDAFFQELKSNLCLNNVIEFRSFGTFEVRKRKGRLNARNPQTGEYVKVLDHHVAYFRPGKDLKERVWGIKG
- the rpsT gene encoding 30S ribosomal protein S20 encodes the protein MRKNASALKRSRQNLKRKIRNVSVKSELKTIEKRCISMIKAGKKDEAIEFFKFVAKKLDTAARKRIIHKNKAARKKSRLNVLLLK
- the ychF gene encoding redox-regulated ATPase YchF, which produces MRLNAGIVGLPNVGKSTLFSSLTSSKVEIANYPFCTIEPNVGIVEIPDERLLKIAECIVPQKIIPAVMEFVDIAGLVKGASTGEGLGNRFLANIREVSLIVHVVRCFEEKEVIHINDDINPEEDITTINIELCLADLETVQKSLQKQEKNVKSTDKKISEYSKAIVLMLKRLKDHLSNMNPVVEFKFDDFEYNFIKSLNLLTFKKVLYVCNVDENSLSGNKYTDIVKNIAVKEGNDFLILCAKIEAELAAIKDIPYKNEMLKLFGINDNGLSSLIKKAYYTLGLRTYFTAGLQEVRAWTFKQGIKAPKAAGIIHSDFEKGFIKAEVYSCEDLFKFQSVQRLKEKGLVRIEGKEYLVRDGDVIFFKFNV
- a CDS encoding bactofilin family protein encodes the protein MPVNMVDSYKWDCKLDSSLTFRGKLKFEGTLYLDSSFEGEISSKGGVLFIGKNSKVITNVVICDTLIVEGILKGNVNAASKVYLNSGCKIYGDVKTRKIFINDNIIFDGKCEMIKSNEIVDLFSFTVSQIKDTLQ